The following proteins are encoded in a genomic region of Neovison vison isolate M4711 chromosome 12, ASM_NN_V1, whole genome shotgun sequence:
- the TCF20 gene encoding transcription factor 20 isoform X2: MQSFREQSSYHGDQQSYPQEVHSSSRIEEFSPRQAQMFQNFGGAGGGGGSSSSSGGGRRGSAAAAAMASETSGHQGYQGFRKEAGDFYYMAGSKDPVTTGTPQPPQRRPSGPVQSYGPPQGSSFGNQYGSEGHVGQFQAQHSALGGVSHYQQDYTGPFSPGSAQYQQQASSQQQQQQQVQQLRQQLYQSHQPLPQATGQPASASSHLPPMQRPSALPSSASGYQLRVGQFGQHYQSSAASSSSSFPSPQRFSQSGQSYDGSYSVNAGSQYEGHGVGSNAQAYGTQSNYSYQPQSVKGFEPAKIPQGTQQGQAPAQPPQPPPQHVMQYTNTAAKLPLQAQVGQYSQPEVPVRSPMQFHQNFSPISNPSPAASVVQSPSCSSTPSPLMQSGENLPCGQGSVPMGSRNRILQLMPQLSPTPSMMPSPNSHAAGFKGFGLEGVPEKRLTDPGLSSLSALSTQVANLPNTVQHMLLSDALTPQKKTSKRPSSSSKKADSCTNSEGSSQPEEQLKSPMAESLDGGCSSSSEDQGERVRQLSGQSTSSDTTYKGGASEKAGSSPAQGAQSEAPRLSASPVAREEAASPGAKDTPLSSEGNPKVNEKTVGVIVSREAMTGRVEKPGAQDKGSQEEDPTATQRPPSAGGPKETSHPSVPQPEPPGGGSKGNKNVDNNSNHNGEGNGQGGHSAVGPGFIGRSEPSKSPGSLRYSYKDSFGSAVPRNVSSFPQYPTGQDKGDFAGHGERKGRNEKFPSLLQEVLQGYHHHPDRRYSRSAQEHQGMAGGLEAATRPNVLVSQTNELASRGLLNKSIGSLLENPHWGPWERKSSGSAPEMKQINLADYPIPRKFEIEPQSSAHEPGGSLSERRSVICDISPLRQIVRDPGAHSLGHMGTDTRLGRSDRLNPSLSQSVILPGGLVSMEAKLKSQSGQIKEEDFEQSKSQASFNNKKSGDHCHPASIKHESYRGNASPGAAHDSIADYGPQDSRPTPMRRVPGRVGGREGMRGRSPSQYHDFSEKLKMSPGRSRGPGGDPHHMNPHMTFSERANRSSLHAPFSPNSESLASAYHANARAHAYGDPNAGLNSQLHYKRQMYQQQQDEYKDWSSSSAQGVIAAAQHRQEGPRKSPRQQQFLDRVRSPLKNDKDGMMYGPPMGTYHDPSGQEGGRCLMSADGLSNKGIELKHGSQKLQQESCWDLSRQTSPAKSSGPPGMSNQKRYGPPHEADGHGLADTPQSSKPSNVMLRLPGQEDHSSQNPLIMRRRVRSFISPIPSKRQSQDVKNSNTEDKGRLLHPPKEGADRAFNSYAHLSHSQDVKSIPKRESSKDLPSPDSRNCPAVTLTSPAKTKILPPRKGRGLKLEAIVQKITSPNIRRSASSNSAEAGGDTVTLDDILSLKSGPPEGGSVAVQDAEMEKRKGELVPDLVCPTSQDLNIEKPLPRASEEWRGGGDDKVKTETHPETVTAGKDPPGAMTSVTSQKPGGNQGRPDGSLGGTAPLIFSDSKNVPPAGVSAPEANPKAEEKENDTVTISPKQEGFPPKGYFPSGKKKGRPIGSVNKQKKQQPPPPPPQPPQIPEASADGEPKPKKQRQRRERRKPGAQPRKRKTKQAVPIVEPQEPEIKLKYATQPLDKTDAKNKSFFPYIHVVNKCELGAVCTIINAEEEEQTKLVRGRKGQRSLTPPPSSTESKALPASSFMLQGPVVTESSVMGHLVCCLCGKWASYRNMGDLFGPFYPQDYAATLPKNPPPKRAAEMQSRVKVRHKSASNGSKTDTEEEEEQQQKEQRSLAAHPRFKRRHRSEDCGGGGPRSLARGLPCKKATAEGSSDKTALDSKPSVPTTSEGGPELELQIPELPLDSNEFWVHEGCILWANGIYLVCGRLYGLQEALEIAREMKCSHCQEAGATLGCYNKGCSFRYHYPCAIDADCLLHEENFSVRCPKHKVRLWR, from the coding sequence ATGCAGTCCTTCCGGGAGCAAAGCAGTTACCACGGAGACCAGCAGAGCTACCCGCAGGAGGTACACAGCTCATCCCGGATAGAAGAGTTCAGCCCGCGTCAGGCCCAGATGTTCCAGAATTTTgggggtgcaggcggcggcggcggcagcagcagcagcagcggtgGTGGGCGACGAGGATCGGCGGCTGCGGCAGCGATGGCTAGCGAAACCTCTGGCCACCAGGGCTACCAGGGCTTCAGGAAAGAGGCTGGAGACTTCTACTACATGGCAGGCAGCAAAGACCCTGTGACAACAGGAACCCCGCAGCCGCCTCAGCGAAGGCCTTCGGGGCCTGTGCAGAGCTACGGACCGCCCCAGGGGAGCAGCTTTGGCAATCAGTATGGGAGCGAGGGGCACGTGGGCCAGTTTCAAGCCCAGCACTCGGCCCTCGGTGGGGTGTCTCACTATCAGCAGGATTACACGGGGCCTTTCTCTCCAGGGAGCGCTCAGTACCAGCAGCAGGCCTccagccagcagcagcagcagcagcaggtgcaGCAGCTGAGACAGCAGCTCTACCAGTCCCACCAGCCTCTGCCACAGGCCACCGGCCAGCCGGCGTCCGCATCGTCCCATCTGCCGCCGATGCAGCGGCCCTCCGCGCTGCCGTCGTCCGCTTCCGGGTACCAGCTGCGGGTCGGTCAGTTCGGCCAGCACTACCAGTCCTCCGccgcctcctcgtcctcctccttcccttcgcCGCAGCGTTTCAGCCAGTCCGGCCAGAGCTACGATGGCAGTTACAGCGTGAATGCGGGGTCCCAGTACGAGGGACACGGCGTGGGTTCTAACGCGCAGGCGTACGGCACGCAGTCCAACTACAGCTACCAGCCTCAGTCTGTGAAGGGCTTCGAGCCGGCCAAGATTCCACAGGGGACACAGCAGGGGCAGGCGCCCGCGCAGCCCCCGCAGCCCCCGCCGCAGCACGTGATGCAGTACACGAACACCGCCGCCAAGCTGCCCCTGCAGGCCCAGGTGGGGCAGTACAGCCAGCCCGAGGTTCCGGTGCGGTCGCCCATGCAGTTCCACCAGAATTTCAGCCCCATCTCCAACCCTTCCCCTGCGGCCTCTGTGGTGCAGTCTCCAAGCTGCAGCTCCACCCCGTCCCCCCTGATGCAGAGCGGGGAAAACCTCCCGTGTGGGCAAGGCAGTGTGCCCATGGGTTCCAGAAACCGAATTTTACAGCTAATGCCCCAGCTGAGCCCAACGCCCTCCATGATGCCCAGTCCCAATTCGCACGCCGCAGGCTTCAAAGGGTTTGGCCTAGAAGGAGTGCCGGAAAAGCGCCTGACAGACCCCGGGCTGAGTAGTTTGAGCGCCCTGAGTACGCAGGTGGCCAATCTTCCTAATACCGTTCAGCACATGCTACTTTCCGACGCCCTGACACCTCAGAAGAAGACCTCTAAGAGGCCCTCCTCCTCTTCGAAGAAAGCGGACAGCTGCACAAACTCCGAAGGCTCCTCCCAGCCTGAGGAACAGCTCAAGTCCCCCATGGCCGAGTCGCTGGACGGAGGCTGCTCAAGCAGCTCCGAGGACCAAGGCGAGCGGGTGAGGCAGCTCAGTGGCCAGAGCACCAGCTCCGACACCACCTACAAGGGCGGGGCCTCCGAGAAAGCGGGCTCCTCCCCAGCACAGGGCGCTCAGAGCGAGGCCCCCAGACTCAGTGCCAGTCCCGTGGCCAGAGAAGAGGCTGCCTCGCCTGGTGCTAAGGACACACCGCTGTCGTCCGAGGGCAACCCCAAAGTCAACGAGAAGACCGTTGGTGTGATTGTCTCCCGGGAAGCCATGACAGGTCGGGTCGAAAAACCTGGTGCACAAGATAAAGGCTCCCAGGAGGAGGATCCCACAGCCACGCAGAGGCCACCCAGCGCTGGAGGGCCAAAGGAGACCAGTCACCCATCGGTCCCACAGCCAGAGCCCCCGGGGGGAGggagcaaaggaaacaagaatgTAGATAATAACTCCAACCACAATGGAGAGGGAAATGGCCAGGGCGGGCACTCGGCGGTGGGCCCCGGTTTTATAGGCAGGAGTGAGCCCAGCAAATCTCCTGGCAGCCTGCGCTATAGTTACAAAGACAGTTTCGGGTCAGCCGTGCCGAGAAACGTCAGTAGCTTTCCTCAGTACCCTACAGGACAAGATAAGGGGGACTTCGCTGGCCATGGGGAGCGCAAGGGGAGGAACGAGAAGTTCCCCAGCCTGCTGCAGGAAGTGCTTCAGGGCTACCACCACCACCCGGACAGGAGGTACTCCAGGAGCGCGCAGGAGCATCAGGGCATGGCGGGGGGCCTGGAAGCAGCCACGAGGCCTAATGTCTTAGTCAGTCAAACCAATGAGTTAGCTAGCAGGGGCCTCTTGAACAAGAGCATCGGGTCCCTATTAGAAAACCCACACTGGGGCCCTTGGGAAAGGAAGTCAAGTGGCTCGGCTCCCGAAATGAAACAGATCAATTTGGCTGACTATCCGATTCCCAGAAAGTTTGAAATAGAGCCGCAGTCATCAGCCCATGAGCCCGGGGGTTCCCTCTCTGAAAGAAGATCCGTGATCTGTGACATTTCTCCACTAAGACAGATTGTCAGGGACCCGGGGGCTCACTCACTGGGACACATGGGTACCGACACCAGACTTGGGAGGAGTGATCGGCTCAATCCAAGTTTAAGTCAGTCGGTCATTCTTCCCGGTGGGTTGGTATCCATGGAAGCAAAGCTGAAATCCCAGAGCGGGCAGATAAAAGAGGAAGACTTTGAACAGTCCAAATCTCAAGCTAGCTTCAACAACAAGAAATCCGGAGACCACTGCCATCCTGCCAGCATCAAGCACGAGTCTTACCGAGGCAACGCCAGTCCTGGAGCAGCTCACGATTCCATCGCAGACTACGGCCCCCAAGACAGCAGACCCACGCCAATGCGGCGGGTTCCTGGCAGAGTCGGTGGCCGGGAGGGCATGAGGGGTCGGTCCCCTTCGCAGTATCATGACTTCTCAGAAAAACTGAAGATGTCtcctgggaggagcagaggcccaGGGGGAGACCCTCATCACATGAACCCACACATGACCTTTTCGGAGCGGGCCAACCGGAGTTCTTTACACGCTCCCTTCTCTCCCAACTCAGAAAGCCTGGCCTCTGCTTACCATGCCAACGCTCGGGCTCATGCTTACGGGGACCCCAACGCAGGTTTGAATTCTCAGCTCCATTATAAGAGACAGATGTACCAACAGCAGCAAGACGAGTACAAAGACTGGAGCAGCAGCTCTGCTCAGGGAGTGATCGCCGCCGCGCAGCACAGGCAGGAGGGACCACGGAAGAGCCCGAGGCAGCAGCAGTTTCTCGACAGAGTGCGGAGCCCTCTGAAAAACGACAAAGATGGTATGATGTATGGCCCACCAATGGGGACTTACCATGACCCCAGCGGTCAGGAAGGGGGGCGCTGCCTCATGTCTGCCGATGGTCTGTCTAACAAAGGCATCGAGTTGAAGCATGGCTCCCAGAAGTTACAACAGGAATCTTGTTGGGATCTTTCCCGGCAGACTTCTCCAGCCAAAAGCAGCGGTCCTCCGGGGATGTCCAATCAGAAGAGGTACGGGCCACCCCACGAGGCCGACGGACACGGGCTCGCCGACACGCCGCAGTCATCCAAACCCAGTAATGTTATGCTCAGGCTCCCGGGCCAAGAGGATCATTCTTCTCAAAACCCCTTAATCATGCGGAGGCGGGTGCGTTCCTTTATCTCTCCCATTCCCAGCAAGAGGCAGTCACAAGATGTGAAAAACAGTAACACGGAAGATAAAGGGCGTCTCCTTCACCCACCGAAAGAAGGCGCCGACCGAGCGTTCAATTCCTATGCGCATCTCTCTCACAGCCAGGATGTCAAATCCATCCCGAAGAGAGAATCCTCCAAGGACCTTCCAAGTCCAGATAGCAGAAACTGCCCTGCGGTTACCCTCACCAGTCCTGCCAAGACCAAAATTCTGCCCCCTCGGAAAGGCCGGGGCTTGAAATTGGAAGCTATAGTTCAGAAGATCACGTCTCCAAACATCAGGAGGAGTGCGTCCTCAAACAGCGCGGAGGCCGGGGGAGACACGGTCACTCTGGATGACATTCTGTCTTTGAAGAGTGGCCCTCCCGAAGGTGGCAGCGTTGCTGTTCAGGATGccgagatggagaagagaaaaggtGAGCTGGTGCCTGACCTGGTCTGTCCAACAAGCCAGGACCTGAACATCGAAAAGCCCCTGCCAAGGGCCTCAGAGGAGTGGCGTGGCGGTGGGGACGACAAAGTGAAGACCGAGACGCACCCGGAGACGGTCACTGCTGGAAAGGACCCCCCTGGCGCCATGACATCAGTGACCTCACAGAAGCCTGGGGGTAACCAGGGGAGACCAGATGGTTCCCTTGGTGGGACTGCACCCTTAATCTTCTCGGACTCAAAGAATGTACCTCCAGCGGGCGTGTCGGCCCCTGAGGCAAACCCCAAGGCTGAGGAGAAAGAGAACGATACAGTGACGATTTCCCCCAAACAAGAGGGTTTCCCCCCGAAGGGGTACTTCCCATCAGGAAAGAAGAAGGGGAGACCCATCGGTAGTGTGAACAAGCAAAAGAAACAGCAGCCACCACCTCCGCCCCCTCAGCCCCCTCAGATACCAGAAGCTTCTGCGGATGGAGAGCCAAAGCCAAAAAAGCAGAGGCAAAGGCgggagaggaggaagcctggGGCACAGCCAAGGAAGCGGAAAACCAAACAAGCAGTTCCCATCGTGGAACCCCAAGAACCTGAGATCAAACTAAAGTATGCCACCCAGCCACTGGATAAAACCGATGCCAAGAACAAGTCTTTTTTCCCTTACATCCATGTAGTAAATAAGTGTGAACTTGGAGCCGTGTGTACAATCATCAATgccgaggaggaggagcagaccaAATTGGTGAGGGGTCGGAAGGGGCAGAGGTCGCTGACGCCGCCCCCCAGCAGCACAGAAAGCAAGGCGCTGCCGGCCTCGTCCTTCATGCTGCAGGGCCCCGTGGTGACCGAGTCTTctgtcatggggcacctggtgtGCTGTCTGTGTGGCAAGTGGGCCAGTTACCGCAACATGGGCGACCTCTTTGGACCCTTTTACCCGCAAGATTATGCAGCCACTCTCCCGAAGAACCCGCCCCCAAAGCGGGCTGCGGAGATGCAGAGCAGAGTGAAAGTGCGGCACAAAAGCGCTTCGAACGGCTCCAAGACGGacactgaggaggaggaggagcagcagcagaaggagcagaggagCCTGGCCGCGCACCCCAGGTTCAAGCGGCGACACCGCTCGGAAgactgcggcggcggcggccctcGCTCCCTGGCCCGGGGCCTCCCCTGTAAGAAGGCCACCGCCGAGGGCAGCAGCGACAAGACTGCTTTGGACTCGAAGCCCTCCGTGCCCACCACTTCGGAAGGGGGCCCCGAGCTGGAGTTACAAATTCCTGAACTACCTCTTGACAGCAATGAATTTTGGGTCCACGAGGGTTGTATTCTCTGGGCCAATGGAATCTACCTGGTCTGCGGCCGGCTCTACGGCCTGCAGGAGGCGCTGGAAATAGCCAGAGAGATG